The genomic DNA TTTCTGGAAAGTACTTTTTTTTAAGTACAAATAACATCAGTCAGACCATTTTCTCATCACCCTTAGAGAAATTCCAAAACAAACTAAGAGGAATTCCTGTTTCTAATGCCGTGAAAACATCAACAGACTTTGAACAGCAGATCTGTGTGTTTCCTAaaatactctgttctgttctatcatTACCTCATCattcaaataaaatcaaactttatttacaaAAGTAAATTAGTCACACATCTATATGAATATGAAATATCCAGAGttgttttcttctgttttttCCCCGCCTAAGAGTGTCCACATCCTACCCTTTTGTTTCCTTCTTCTTACATAATATCTATTTGTCATAATTTAATTGCTTCTATCAATTTTCATCCAATTTAATTCCTTTGTGGTGGGTTTTCACATGTGTCAGCAGGCTAGACTTTTGAGTGAAGCTtctcccacagtcaccacagctaaatggtttctctcctgtgtgagtcaatTTATGCATGTTTAGGTGTTGCTTGAgattgaagcttttcccacagtcacaacagctaaatggtttctctcctgtgtgagtgagTTTATGCTTCCTTAGGTTCCCCTTCAAATTGAaacttttcccacagtcaccacagctgaatggtttatctcctgtgtgagtcagtttATGCTTCCTTAGGTTCCCCTTCAaattgaagcttttcccacagtcaccacagctaaacggtttctctcctgtgtgaatacgTATATGTTCAGATAGGGTCCACTTCTGATGGAAGCCTTTCCCACAGTCACTACAGGTAAatcgtttctctcctgtgtgagtaaATATATGCTTCTTAAGGGAACCCTTCTGACTAAAGCCTTTTCCACAGacaccacagctaaatggtttcttTCCTGCGCCAGTCAGTATATCTatggttaagtgttccttgagattgaagctcttcccagagtcatcacagctacagctaaatggtttctcttCTGTGTGAATCATCATGTGCTTGGACAGATCTCCTTTCACTTTGAAGGTCTTGCCACAAACAGGACAGGTGCAGGGTTTCCCACCATGACAGAGTTGGACATGTGCCTTCAGTTTACAGGTGGAGTTATAGTCTTTTTTGTAGAAGCAGCATTCACTGGGTCTCTTCTTGGGGAGAGTAACATGCCTCTGTAGGTCAGCTTTCAGAGCAAACGTTTCAGCACAGTCACAGAAGCTGTGAGTTTTTCTAGACATGGTG from Salmo salar chromosome ssa07, Ssal_v3.1, whole genome shotgun sequence includes the following:
- the LOC106608987 gene encoding gastrula zinc finger protein XlCGF57.1-like, with product MSKLEFLRVFLNERLTAAAVEIFGAVEKTVVGYQEENDRLRRQLCITPKITCIDSLQLSPIASEEEVPPEQQHCEQEWSPSLGQEDLEHTEIKEEQEELGTSQEEEQLQRLEADIIEFKFTPFCVKSEWDQEDPLWSLTLPQTQTVENRDSDSKTVDSKPFGTVTHLKGLDNPSDPPYNQNNDSSHCSVVSRNPVGLDSSPPLGEHCFKPITMSRKTHSFCDCAETFALKADLQRHVTLPKKRPSECCFYKKDYNSTCKLKAHVQLCHGGKPCTCPVCGKTFKVKGDLSKHMMIHTEEKPFSCSCDDSGKSFNLKEHLTIDILTGAGKKPFSCGVCGKGFSQKGSLKKHIFTHTGEKRFTCSDCGKGFHQKWTLSEHIRIHTGEKPFSCGDCGKSFNLKGNLRKHKLTHTGDKPFSCGDCGKSFNLKGNLRKHKLTHTGEKPFSCCDCGKSFNLKQHLNMHKLTHTGEKPFSCGDCGRSFTQKSSLLTHVKTHHKGIKLDEN